Proteins co-encoded in one Erinaceus europaeus chromosome X, mEriEur2.1, whole genome shotgun sequence genomic window:
- the LOC103126285 gene encoding protein BEX2-like, producing MESKKEQLVKNLNTENGEKVEDAQDARKREPPALALGPDEYCLPRGSRRRFRVRQPILQYRWDTVQKLEESKARMREGNIESIEEEMRQLLQKLKEKHSSHSLRAVSTDPPHHDYHDEFCLMP from the coding sequence ATGGAGTCCAAAAAGGAACAACTTGTAAAAAATCTCAACactgaaaatggggaaaaagttGAAGATGCGCAAGATGCTAGGAAAAGAGAGCCTCCAGCCCTTGCTTTGGGACCTGATGAATATTGCCTGCCTAGAGGCAGCCGTAGGCGTTTCCGGGTTAGGCAACCCATCCTGCAGTACAGATGGGACACGGTTCAGAAGCTTGAAGAATCAAAGGCAAGGATGAGAGAAGGGAATATTGAGAGTATTGAGGAGGAGATGAGACAGCTTCtgcaaaaactaaaggaaaagcATTCTAGTCATAGTTTGAGGGCTGTTAGCACTGACCCCCCTCACCATGACTATCATGATGAGTTTTGCCTTATGCCTTGA